The genomic interval ACGATTTGTAAACAATTAAGGTGGATTCTACAATATTTTTATAATTTTTTGAAAAAAATTTAATTGTTAAATCGAATAACTATAATAGTTAAATAATTGAAGTCGGTAATATATAATGACACTTTTTGGAGAAAAATTACAAAATTAACAAAATCCCCAAAACCAGTGAAGGGGAAAATAATAATAATTCTATAAATCCCAACCCCGTAAAGAATGAGGACGGTTCTTTTGACAATTCTGATAATGACATTCCAATATCGATTAACAAGAATTCATATAAAATGCTCAATCCTGAACTACAAGATGCGTTTGGTGAAATTACTGAAATTCTAAATGAAAAAATAAAATCTATCTCTCTGTCTATTGAGCATAAGAATTCGATACAAGAGCATATTGAGGAGTTGGGATTACTAATGAGGTCAATTCCTTCAAATGATTTAGGTTCGACTAAAACAGCTATAGAACCACCGATAGAAAAATTAGCAGAAGATCCAACTCCTGATATTAGTTACAATGCAACAGCAGAAATCGAAAATAAAATTGAAATTAATCCTCAGTACGCAGACGCCTACAACAATAAGGGACTATCTTTGTATTACCTTGGAAATAATCAAGAGGCCATCGCCTGTTACGACAAGGCCATTGAAATTAATCCTGAATACGATTTAGCATATTATAACAAAGGTATAGTACTATCTGTGACAGGAAATAATCAAGAGGCCATAGCCTGTTACGACAAGGCCATTGAAATTAATCCTCAGTACGCAGACGCCTACAACAATAAGGGACTATCTTTGTATTACCTTGGAAATAATCAAGAGGCCATAGCCTGTTACGACAAGGCCATTGAAAGTAATCCCTACTTTGCTGACGCCTTTTTCAACAAAGGGATGTCTCTCTCAGCACTCTCCAAATTCCCTGAAGCCATCGCTTCATTTGACAAGACACTTGAAATAGATTCTGACCATGTGAGAGCATTAAACGGTAAAGCATGGATTATGGCTTCTCATTATCCCAATCGATTAACAGAGTCCCTAGATATAATAAAACGTGCACTGGGAATAGATCCAACGGACATAGATGTGCTCTATACGTATGGGTTCATTTTGGAAAATTTGGGATCCTACCAAGAGTCGCTCTCCATTTATCGTCACATATTAAAACAAGATCCTTTGATACCTGAAGTATGGTATAGATGCTTTGTTTCTAAAACAAAAACTAGCGATAGTGAATCCTCGGATTCATCATTTTACTTGAATCAGGCCATCGATTTAAATCCTGAGTACGCAGAATTGTCTAGGATAGAAGAGCAAAAGAAGATTCCTGAAAGAGAAGCCCATTTTTCCATCCCATTCATGGGAATTTAGAACCGTAAGTGGGGAAAACAAATATGTTTTGTATCACTCCGAGAAGAACAAGGAGAAATTGTTATCAAACATTTTTTGACAACCAAAAGTATGGAGAGGGGAGGAGTCAGTCAATGGATAATGCACTCGTATTAGAGAACATGGATTTTCAAAAGATTGTAAATTATCCAACATTTTGCTCTAAAATTTTTAATAGTAATTGTATTTGATACTTATTGATCGTCATTGGATTTGAGTAATCAGGATTTCGCAAAAGTTCACTGCAATCACATTAGGGAATTGGATGGCTTAATTAGATTTGTAGGAATTGCAAACGGAATGGGTACCCTTTTAGCTACATCATATAGAGAACAACTTCAACCTTTAATGAATGAAGATGAGACAAGGTTATACTCTATGCAAGCGGTACTTAGAGCCGAATTACGTGAAGATTTTCAAAAGAATATGGGTACACTTATTTATTCTGTAGGTAAATACGATAAATTACTAAGATCCACGGTCCCTATGGTCGGTGCAAATGGTCAAAAATATTATATATTGATCTCAATGGATGTGGAGGCAGATGCATTTAATATCTTGGAAAAAAAAATCCTAGGATATATTGAATTACTTAAAGAGAGAAGTTAAATCAACTACCTGACTATATACTCTTGTAGCCCTTTATAAAGGACAACGGATTTGTAATTGCTAGACTCACAGTTATAAATAATTGATTATTACAAATAAAATATTACTAATTATTATAAGGGTTGTTGCATTTAATGTATACATGAGACAAAAATTTTCAGCAGGAAGTAAATGTGAGTGTATGTGCCATGGAAAGGCAGGAATAATAGATTATTGTGGGTATTGCTCTTCGTCACATCGAAGATTAAATTCTGGATACCGACCTC from Candidatus Nitrosocosmicus hydrocola carries:
- a CDS encoding tetratricopeptide repeat protein — encoded protein: MEKNYKINKIPKTSEGENNNNSINPNPVKNEDGSFDNSDNDIPISINKNSYKMLNPELQDAFGEITEILNEKIKSISLSIEHKNSIQEHIEELGLLMRSIPSNDLGSTKTAIEPPIEKLAEDPTPDISYNATAEIENKIEINPQYADAYNNKGLSLYYLGNNQEAIACYDKAIEINPEYDLAYYNKGIVLSVTGNNQEAIACYDKAIEINPQYADAYNNKGLSLYYLGNNQEAIACYDKAIESNPYFADAFFNKGMSLSALSKFPEAIASFDKTLEIDSDHVRALNGKAWIMASHYPNRLTESLDIIKRALGIDPTDIDVLYTYGFILENLGSYQESLSIYRHILKQDPLIPEVWYRCFVSKTKTSDSESSDSSFYLNQAIDLNPEYAELSRIEEQKKIPEREAHFSIPFMGI